In Dolichospermum flos-aquae CCAP 1403/13F, the following proteins share a genomic window:
- a CDS encoding helix-turn-helix domain-containing protein — MTENSQLQKFGEYIRTIRKAQNLSQEQLAELSGLHRNYIGGVERGERNIALLNIIRIAQALGMSPSELLKGLD, encoded by the coding sequence GTGACTGAAAATTCTCAACTTCAAAAGTTTGGCGAATACATTCGCACAATCAGAAAAGCACAAAATCTTTCCCAAGAACAGTTAGCAGAACTGTCAGGACTACATCGCAACTACATCGGTGGTGTTGAACGTGGTGAAAGAAATATTGCTTTGTTAAATATTATCCGTATTGCTCAGGCTTTGGGAATGTCACCCAGTGAATTATTAAAAGGTTTAGACTAA
- a CDS encoding ScaI family restriction endonuclease → MVFPYASIPVEKWADKTKELIEEHPLKPNVIREVALKSWQLLWQTKIGEEDTYLSLAEIDPPAIMVGYFFEKLFAKELQKRYPEEWRGTQSKDEKDIVYLKDTRYSIEIKTSGQLGTKIFGNRSYGQKAKDENNGELTKKEKSGYYITANFYQQSLTLLRFGWIDHEDWNAQKSATGQASGLDQKVYEHKLFTITGEYILDSPVNLLCKVGDVIANEMNKEGIKIIQELSDYQGNNQTVKKAKAQEKYHNILKLNSGIEKFALGKNIINSVWWWLT, encoded by the coding sequence ATGGTATTTCCTTATGCCAGTATTCCAGTTGAAAAATGGGCAGATAAAACAAAAGAACTGATAGAAGAACATCCTCTCAAGCCAAATGTTATTAGAGAGGTTGCTTTAAAGAGTTGGCAGCTTTTATGGCAAACAAAAATAGGAGAGGAAGACACATATTTGAGCCTGGCAGAAATTGATCCACCAGCTATTATGGTGGGTTATTTTTTTGAAAAACTCTTTGCCAAAGAATTGCAAAAGCGTTATCCAGAGGAATGGAGAGGAACACAAAGTAAAGATGAAAAAGATATTGTTTATCTAAAGGATACAAGATATTCAATAGAGATAAAAACTTCTGGTCAGCTTGGCACAAAAATTTTTGGAAATCGCAGCTATGGTCAAAAAGCAAAAGATGAAAATAATGGGGAGCTTACTAAAAAAGAAAAGTCTGGTTATTATATTACAGCTAATTTCTACCAGCAGAGTTTAACATTATTAAGATTTGGTTGGATAGACCATGAAGATTGGAATGCACAAAAATCAGCAACAGGTCAGGCATCTGGTTTAGATCAAAAAGTCTATGAGCATAAACTTTTTACAATAACAGGAGAATATATTTTAGATTCTCCTGTTAATTTATTATGTAAAGTTGGTGATGTAATTGCGAATGAGATGAATAAGGAAGGAATCAAAATTATTCAGGAATTAAGTGATTATCAAGGTAATAATCAAACTGTTAAAAAAGCCAAAGCGCAGGAAAAATATCACAATATACTTAAATTGAATTCGGGGATTGAAAAATTTGCGCTGGGTAAAAACATAATAAATAGTGTTTGGTGGTGGTTAACTTAA
- a CDS encoding DNA-methyltransferase — translation MNFNDISKLLGKPYFQTSNCLIYNLDCLEAMKILPDESINLTVTSPPYNIGKEYENLLPLDDYINWCEKWITEVYRLTLCDGAFWLNLGYLSIKNRAKAIPISYLLWDKIPFYLIQEIVWNYGAGVAGSKFFSPRNEKFLWYVKNSEAYTFNLDDIRDPNVKYPNQKKNGKIRVNPLGKNPTDVWEFPKVTSGQNRSSKERTPHPAQFPSSVIQRIIQASSNQNQIVLDPFLGSGTTAMVALNLNRLVIGFEIRQDYCDIAANRIETFLKEQSCQVEQMSLFL, via the coding sequence ATGAATTTCAATGATATAAGTAAATTACTAGGTAAACCCTACTTTCAAACGTCTAATTGTCTCATTTACAATTTAGATTGTTTAGAGGCAATGAAAATTTTACCAGATGAATCAATTAATTTAACTGTCACAAGTCCGCCGTATAATATTGGCAAGGAATATGAAAATTTATTACCATTGGACGATTATATAAATTGGTGTGAAAAATGGATAACAGAAGTTTATCGTCTGACTTTATGTGATGGAGCTTTTTGGCTAAATTTAGGTTATTTATCCATTAAAAATCGTGCTAAAGCAATTCCTATTTCCTATTTGCTTTGGGATAAAATTCCTTTTTATTTAATTCAGGAAATTGTTTGGAATTATGGTGCTGGTGTTGCTGGAAGTAAGTTCTTTTCACCTAGAAATGAAAAATTTTTGTGGTATGTGAAAAATTCAGAAGCTTATACTTTTAATCTTGACGATATTCGTGATCCTAATGTTAAATATCCCAATCAAAAAAAGAATGGTAAAATCAGGGTTAATCCTTTAGGTAAAAATCCCACTGATGTTTGGGAATTTCCGAAAGTAACTTCTGGACAAAACCGATCTTCAAAAGAAAGAACACCACACCCAGCACAGTTTCCATCTTCTGTCATTCAAAGAATAATTCAAGCATCTTCAAATCAAAATCAAATTGTCCTAGATCCATTTCTGGGTTCGGGTACTACTGCTATGGTAGCTTTAAATTTAAATCGGTTAGTAATTGGTTTTGAAATTCGTCAAGATTATTGTGATATTGCTGCTAATAGAATTGAAACTTTTTTGAAAGAACAAAGTTGTCAAGTAGAACAAATGTCTTTATTTCTATAA
- the ribBA gene encoding bifunctional 3,4-dihydroxy-2-butanone-4-phosphate synthase/GTP cyclohydrolase II, with translation MSQPNITQTFKFDPIDAALADLKAGRVIVVVDDENRENEGDLICAAQFATPDMINFMAVEARGLICLAMTGDRLDELDLPLMVSKLTDTNQTAFTVSIDAAPHLGVSTGISAEDRARTIQVTLNPATKPEELRRPGHIFPLRARPGGVLKRAGHTEAAVDLSRLAGLYPAGVICEIQNPDGSMARLHQLMEYAKNHHLKIISIADLISYRLQNDRLIYREIITKLPSQFGQFDIYGYRHTLDNTEHVAIVKGDPANFGDEAVMVRMHSECLTGDALGSLRCDCRMQLQAALKMIENAGQGVVVYLRQEGRGIGLVNKLKAYSLQDMGLDTVEANERLGFPADLRDYGMGAQILMDLGIKKIRLITNNPRKIAGVKGYGLDVVDRVPLLIESNDFNSYYLATKAKKLGHMLLQTYLVTVAIHWQDEPESVTGRYERLEKIRYLSKNQHLLLQEEARPLGIALFDQPSLTVHLGFDQANIAESNWYQQKGHPYLQAICQILDEIATLPYIQKMEFLIATGSDPLSNLQVQLDRQTFADGVLPSSLKGIFQTQHIYSFSK, from the coding sequence GTGTCACAGCCTAATATTACCCAAACCTTTAAATTTGATCCTATTGATGCCGCTTTGGCCGATCTCAAAGCAGGTCGTGTCATTGTTGTCGTAGATGACGAAAATCGAGAAAATGAAGGTGATTTAATTTGCGCCGCCCAATTTGCCACCCCGGATATGATCAACTTCATGGCTGTAGAAGCCAGAGGACTGATTTGTTTGGCAATGACAGGCGATCGCCTTGATGAATTAGACTTACCATTAATGGTCAGCAAACTCACAGATACTAACCAAACCGCCTTTACCGTTAGTATTGATGCTGCTCCCCATTTGGGCGTTAGCACTGGTATTTCCGCCGAAGACCGCGCCCGGACTATCCAAGTCACCCTCAACCCAGCCACCAAACCGGAAGAATTACGTCGTCCTGGTCATATTTTCCCCCTGCGGGCTAGACCGGGAGGCGTACTCAAACGGGCAGGACATACAGAAGCCGCTGTAGACCTATCCAGACTAGCGGGACTGTATCCAGCCGGGGTAATTTGCGAAATTCAAAACCCTGATGGTTCAATGGCGCGGTTACATCAGTTAATGGAATATGCCAAAAATCATCACCTGAAAATTATTAGCATTGCTGATTTAATCAGTTATCGTCTCCAAAATGATCGCCTGATATATCGAGAAATCATTACCAAACTCCCCAGCCAGTTTGGTCAGTTTGATATTTACGGCTACCGTCACACCCTAGATAATACAGAACACGTTGCCATTGTCAAGGGAGATCCGGCAAATTTTGGAGATGAAGCCGTGATGGTGCGAATGCACTCGGAATGTTTAACAGGAGATGCTTTAGGATCTTTGCGTTGCGACTGTCGGATGCAGTTACAAGCCGCATTAAAAATGATTGAAAATGCTGGTCAAGGTGTCGTTGTTTACCTACGTCAAGAGGGACGGGGCATAGGTTTAGTTAACAAGTTGAAAGCCTATTCTTTGCAGGATATGGGCTTGGATACAGTGGAAGCAAATGAGCGGTTAGGATTTCCCGCTGATTTGCGTGATTATGGCATGGGGGCGCAAATTCTCATGGATTTGGGCATTAAAAAAATTCGTTTGATCACTAATAATCCTCGTAAAATTGCTGGTGTCAAAGGTTATGGATTAGACGTAGTAGATCGTGTTCCCCTCTTAATTGAGTCTAATGATTTTAATTCCTATTACCTAGCTACTAAAGCTAAGAAATTGGGACATATGCTGTTACAAACTTATCTAGTTACAGTAGCGATACATTGGCAAGATGAACCAGAATCCGTCACCGGACGCTATGAACGACTAGAGAAAATACGGTATTTATCCAAAAATCAACATTTATTGTTACAGGAAGAAGCCCGTCCCTTGGGAATCGCTTTATTTGATCAACCCTCTTTAACTGTACATTTAGGTTTTGACCAAGCTAATATTGCTGAATCCAATTGGTATCAACAAAAAGGTCATCCTTACCTGCAAGCAATTTGCCAGATTTTAGATGAAATTGCAACTTTACCCTATATTCAGAAAATGGAATTTCTGATTGCGACAGGTAGCGATCCTTTGAGTAATTTGCAAGTACAGTTAGATAGGCAAACTTTCGCTGATGGTGTACTACCTTCTTCTTTAAAAGGTATTTTTCAAACACAGCACATTTACAGTTTTAGTAAGTAG
- a CDS encoding AAA family ATPase translates to MLVEFSVGNYRSIQEKQTLSMVAADNETMLDSNTFPVPNNDDLRLVTSAAIYGPNASGKSNLLKAMQVLKNLVIKSASRMQIGDKLPVEPFRLNSESAKKPSSFEVIFIHEKIRYEYGVSLNRERVFEEWLIAYRNEVQENWFSREYLPDNPTFEPNEGYKWSFGKGLKGEKKRIQRFVRSNSLFISHAAQNNHPQLTEVFDFFQDELKIILHIDTPFIVDDTNNEGYYNYMVKLLNEADIGIADLKIEIIPETLNDDMIHRIQQEMQKLGINAISKDIPDFGRLDIITVHKMNDSDKTVEFEIDEESDGTKRLFEIAGYWLYVLQNGEILIIDEIDRSLHPVLSKALIKMFNNPEINKNNAQLIFTTHDTTLLDGEIFRPDQIWFTEKDNSMTKLYSLFDFRPREDESLQKGYLLGRYGAIPFINGLSI, encoded by the coding sequence ATGCTTGTAGAATTTAGTGTAGGAAATTATCGTTCAATCCAAGAAAAGCAAACATTGAGTATGGTAGCTGCTGATAATGAAACCATGCTAGATAGTAATACTTTTCCTGTCCCTAATAATGATGATTTACGCTTAGTTACAAGTGCTGCTATTTATGGTCCAAATGCTTCAGGTAAAAGTAATTTACTCAAAGCTATGCAAGTGCTGAAAAATCTTGTCATTAAATCAGCTAGTAGAATGCAAATTGGGGATAAATTACCTGTTGAACCATTTAGATTAAATAGTGAATCAGCAAAAAAGCCTAGTAGTTTTGAAGTGATTTTTATTCATGAAAAAATTCGTTATGAATATGGAGTTTCTTTAAATCGAGAACGAGTATTTGAAGAGTGGTTAATTGCTTATCGAAATGAAGTTCAAGAAAACTGGTTTTCTCGTGAATATCTACCAGATAATCCAACATTTGAACCAAATGAAGGTTATAAATGGTCTTTTGGTAAAGGATTAAAAGGGGAAAAAAAGCGTATTCAAAGATTTGTTCGTTCTAATTCTTTATTTATATCTCATGCTGCACAAAATAATCATCCTCAATTAACAGAGGTATTCGATTTTTTCCAAGATGAACTAAAAATTATTCTTCATATAGATACACCCTTCATAGTTGATGATACAAATAATGAAGGTTATTATAATTATATGGTTAAATTACTAAATGAAGCAGATATAGGTATTGCTGATCTAAAAATTGAAATTATACCTGAAACATTAAATGATGATATGATTCATCGAATTCAACAGGAAATGCAGAAGCTAGGAATCAACGCAATAAGCAAAGATATTCCTGATTTTGGCAGATTAGATATTATCACTGTACATAAAATGAATGACTCTGATAAAACGGTAGAATTTGAAATTGATGAAGAATCTGATGGTACAAAACGCTTATTTGAAATAGCAGGATATTGGTTATATGTATTGCAAAATGGAGAAATATTAATAATAGATGAAATAGATAGAAGTTTACACCCAGTTCTTTCTAAAGCATTAATAAAAATGTTTAATAATCCAGAAATTAACAAAAACAATGCTCAATTAATATTTACAACTCATGATACTACACTGCTAGATGGTGAAATATTCAGACCTGACCAAATATGGTTTACTGAGAAAGATAACAGCATGACAAAACTATATTCATTGTTCGACTTTCGACCTCGTGAAGATGAATCTTTACAAAAAGGTTATCTATTAGGTCGCTATGGTGCTATTCCTTTTATTAATGGGTTGAGTATTTAA
- a CDS encoding RloB family protein, protein MSRGKSTNHLKRSSGNKNPRGYFLIVVEGEQTEYNYFESLKRELKLSTTDVKIVPAYGGDPLEIVTTAYDLYQQQQYDQVFCIFDDDNKPDKYKQALSTAKKYNVESITSIPCFEFWFLLHCCYTTSPFSSYKELRPKLESEMRKEGILQKGETYNKSDRLLYEKLKPNQEKAIIHAIKLEQNHPNENGCTKPSTKVHILIDKLQKQKNFE, encoded by the coding sequence ATGTCACGGGGAAAATCTACCAATCATTTAAAACGAAGTTCCGGGAATAAAAATCCTAGAGGATACTTTTTAATTGTAGTTGAGGGTGAACAAACAGAATATAATTACTTTGAGTCTCTAAAACGTGAACTTAAATTATCAACAACTGACGTTAAAATAGTTCCCGCTTATGGTGGAGATCCTCTGGAGATTGTAACTACAGCTTATGATCTATATCAACAACAACAATATGATCAAGTATTTTGTATATTTGATGATGATAATAAACCGGATAAATATAAACAAGCTCTCAGCACAGCAAAAAAATATAATGTTGAATCTATAACATCAATACCCTGTTTTGAATTTTGGTTTTTACTCCATTGTTGTTATACTACCAGTCCCTTTAGTAGTTACAAAGAATTACGTCCAAAGCTAGAATCAGAAATGAGAAAAGAGGGTATTCTCCAAAAAGGAGAAACTTATAATAAAAGTGATAGATTACTATATGAAAAACTTAAACCCAATCAAGAAAAAGCAATTATTCATGCTATTAAATTAGAGCAAAATCATCCTAACGAAAATGGATGTACAAAACCATCAACAAAAGTACATATTCTAATTGATAAACTACAAAAACAAAAAAATTTTGAATGA
- a CDS encoding Rpn family recombination-promoting nuclease/putative transposase, protein MRRDSIFYKLFQQSPTLLFELLTNPPINADAYRFDSVAVKEPKFEIDGVFLPPENEGAGIVYFCEVQFQKDEQLYERVFAESSLYFYRNRVRFSDWQAVIIYPSRNTEQRDIYPHRTLLKGEQVHRVYLNELGDIRQLPLWVALMVLTTVEEEQAPAAARDLLIRTREEDPQPSSRAIIEMITTIMVYKFEKLSRMEVESMLGITLKETRVYQEIKEEGREEGREEGREEGREEATVNVIIRLLTKRFGKISEEMRSSISSLPLPVLEDLSEALLDFTSFADIQTWLKGRVN, encoded by the coding sequence ATGCGTCGAGACTCCATTTTCTATAAACTATTTCAACAGTCTCCAACTTTGCTATTTGAACTGTTGACAAATCCACCCATAAATGCAGATGCTTACCGATTTGATTCGGTAGCTGTCAAAGAACCCAAGTTTGAAATAGATGGAGTATTTCTCCCCCCAGAAAATGAAGGTGCTGGGATTGTGTATTTCTGTGAGGTGCAGTTTCAAAAAGATGAACAACTTTATGAAAGAGTATTTGCAGAATCTTCACTATATTTCTATCGCAACCGCGTTAGATTTAGTGACTGGCAAGCAGTTATAATATATCCATCTCGCAATACCGAACAAAGGGACATTTACCCTCATAGAACCTTACTAAAAGGTGAACAAGTACATAGAGTGTATTTGAATGAATTGGGGGATATTCGTCAATTACCTCTATGGGTAGCATTGATGGTATTGACTACGGTGGAGGAAGAACAAGCGCCAGCAGCAGCACGGGATTTGTTAATAAGAACCCGTGAAGAAGATCCTCAACCATCAAGTCGCGCCATAATAGAGATGATCACGACTATCATGGTGTACAAGTTTGAAAAACTTAGCCGAATGGAGGTAGAGTCTATGCTAGGAATAACACTCAAGGAAACTAGAGTTTACCAAGAAATTAAGGAAGAAGGACGAGAGGAAGGACGAGAGGAAGGACGAGAAGAAGGACGAGAGGAAGCAACTGTTAATGTGATTATTCGACTGTTGACTAAGCGGTTTGGAAAAATCTCTGAGGAAATGCGTTCCTCAATTTCTAGTTTACCTTTGCCGGTTCTCGAAGATTTGAGCGAAGCATTGTTAGATTTTACCAGCTTTGCTGATATCCAAACTTGGTTAAAAGGGCGGGTAAATTAA
- a CDS encoding peptidoglycan recognition protein family protein: MRFRDWATRVILIFLMLATLTLAVFIGGARQQHNQTIASTSEGTTEYQYPPAQLQSTITKPEKKRNLIPSPAKVKKINPLYITTRDFANYRPNFAQVTVDPSNYGDRYTADVNGVPCNNQAIIVLHETTNSTSSAINFFQTPHDDESVQASYHAIITLEGKVIYLVPPEKRAFGAGNSVFKGANGVETVQTNPNLSPSVNNFAYHVSLETPTDAWGKSNIEAHSGYTEAQYNSLAWLIAQSQVPDDRITTHRAVDVGNGKVDPLSFDGEKFLKKLHSFRQLQTFN, from the coding sequence ATGAGATTTAGAGACTGGGCGACTAGAGTAATACTAATTTTTTTGATGTTAGCTACCCTAACTTTGGCTGTATTCATTGGGGGTGCGAGACAACAACACAATCAGACAATTGCCTCAACTTCGGAAGGGACAACTGAGTATCAATATCCACCAGCGCAATTACAGTCAACAATAACTAAACCAGAAAAAAAGCGAAATTTAATCCCGTCTCCCGCAAAGGTTAAAAAAATTAATCCTCTATATATAACTACTAGAGATTTTGCTAATTATAGACCTAATTTTGCCCAGGTGACAGTTGATCCTAGCAATTATGGCGATCGCTATACCGCAGATGTTAATGGTGTACCTTGTAATAATCAAGCCATTATTGTCCTTCATGAAACTACCAATTCTACTTCTAGCGCCATTAATTTTTTTCAAACACCTCATGATGATGAAAGTGTTCAAGCTAGTTATCATGCCATAATTACTTTAGAGGGAAAAGTTATTTATTTAGTTCCTCCAGAAAAACGCGCTTTTGGTGCTGGTAATTCAGTTTTTAAAGGTGCTAATGGTGTGGAAACTGTGCAAACTAATCCTAATTTATCCCCATCTGTAAATAATTTTGCTTATCATGTATCTCTAGAAACCCCGACCGATGCTTGGGGGAAAAGTAATATAGAAGCACATTCAGGATATACAGAAGCTCAATATAATTCTTTAGCTTGGTTAATTGCTCAAAGTCAAGTTCCAGATGATAGAATTACAACCCATCGTGCGGTAGATGTGGGGAATGGGAAAGTTGATCCTTTAAGTTTTGATGGTGAAAAGTTTCTCAAGAAATTGCATTCTTTTCGGCAATTACAAACTTTCAATTAG
- a CDS encoding DUF2997 domain-containing protein has translation METLEFIIYPDGRVQEKVTGIIGASCTEVTAAIEAQLGRVLSNEPTSEFFATNPQQNSVVDTQTAHSEW, from the coding sequence ATGGAAACATTAGAATTCATCATTTATCCAGATGGTCGAGTCCAAGAAAAAGTCACTGGTATTATCGGTGCATCTTGTACTGAGGTAACAGCAGCCATAGAAGCCCAGCTAGGACGAGTGTTGAGTAATGAACCAACCTCAGAGTTTTTTGCTACTAACCCACAACAAAATAGTGTGGTGGATACACAAACCGCCCACAGCGAATGGTAA
- a CDS encoding DUF1257 domain-containing protein: MSHFSQIKTQIRNLESLKDALSDLGIDWKPGPGEVRGYRGQTHAAEVTIEQQNGYDIGFRWNGQEYELVADLQYWQQNLSVDGFVREVTQRYAYQTVVKETTKVGFQVAEQQQQKDGSIRLVVQRWSA; this comes from the coding sequence ATGTCACACTTTAGCCAAATTAAGACACAGATCCGTAATCTGGAATCCTTGAAAGATGCCCTTTCTGACTTGGGAATAGACTGGAAACCTGGACCTGGTGAGGTGCGGGGTTATCGTGGTCAAACTCATGCAGCCGAAGTCACAATTGAACAGCAAAATGGCTACGATATCGGTTTTAGATGGAATGGTCAAGAATACGAATTAGTTGCAGATTTACAATATTGGCAACAAAATCTATCTGTGGATGGGTTTGTTCGTGAAGTAACTCAACGTTATGCTTATCAAACAGTAGTTAAAGAAACTACTAAAGTTGGCTTCCAGGTAGCCGAACAACAACAACAGAAAGATGGTTCTATTCGCCTAGTAGTACAACGCTGGAGTGCGTAA
- a CDS encoding ferredoxin, translating into MSNLPPSSPEEEYNRSGLEPELGSLLRDVPERSGLEPELGGLVRQKGVYVDEITCIGCKHCAHVARNTFFIEEDYGRSRVLRQDGDIEEVVQEAIDTCPVDCIHWVDYTELKNLEADRKYQVIPVAGYPVEHGVAITEKRRKKQKLKKSSS; encoded by the coding sequence ATGTCTAATTTGCCGCCGTCGTCACCAGAAGAGGAATATAACCGTTCCGGTTTAGAACCAGAATTAGGGAGTCTTTTGCGAGATGTCCCCGAACGTTCTGGTTTAGAACCGGAATTAGGCGGATTAGTGCGGCAAAAAGGTGTTTATGTTGATGAAATTACCTGTATTGGCTGTAAACATTGCGCCCATGTTGCCCGAAATACTTTTTTTATTGAAGAAGATTATGGGCGATCGCGTGTCCTCCGTCAAGATGGAGATATAGAAGAGGTAGTTCAAGAAGCCATAGATACCTGTCCTGTTGATTGTATTCACTGGGTTGATTACACAGAACTGAAAAATTTAGAAGCAGACAGAAAATATCAGGTAATTCCCGTAGCTGGTTATCCCGTAGAACATGGTGTAGCCATTACAGAAAAACGCCGGAAAAAACAAAAGTTAAAAAAATCTAGTTCTTAA
- a CDS encoding DnaJ domain-containing protein encodes MKPTSQTGAAFITTGTLTGAGISSTVGGMGIAGGFGGVGIGAAAVTVVGAVVGAAAYGAFKGITAGDSAVFGAMGIGAIGGVGVSNVIGGIGFVAPKIGLAFGIGTVSMTGIGAVLGLAAYGVAKLLDDSEFRETPMQVFERMETKVLNNDYYYYYYYYYYYYYYYLEALLELSGDDINAKFTALEIEEELKQLKSKIKGKSPQFKPEVEPKILNITPQITEVWQCVKTLKGHTATVNSVAIHPDNKTLVSGSNDRQVNLWNLQTGKLLYTFSGQAEAVLSVAISPDGKQVISGSVDRKISSWELETKKYNRTFSYLSSPYSHNGFVNALAYSSNGNTIVSGSTDKTIRVWGSYPGTIKHTLNGHTDAVLAIAISPDSTTLVSGSADKTIRIWNLQTGEPLYTINQHLAAVNTLAITADNQTLISGGADSTIKLWNLHTGELRYTWYQHSTAISAIAIHPDGKIIASSSQDGIIKLWNLQTGELLETISGFSPLAFSPDGKILISGGKGGTLKIWRQVHSSDDLPLTGEWWEILGIEPKTHPKDVKLAYLRLARLYHPDINTSVSAKTAMQAVNQAYQKFQLMNSL; translated from the coding sequence ATGAAACCAACATCTCAAACAGGTGCAGCATTCATCACCACCGGAACTTTAACAGGTGCGGGTATCTCCTCCACAGTCGGAGGTATGGGAATAGCTGGAGGCTTTGGTGGTGTGGGAATAGGTGCTGCTGCTGTAACTGTTGTCGGTGCGGTTGTTGGCGCTGCTGCTTATGGTGCTTTTAAAGGAATTACAGCAGGGGATAGCGCCGTTTTTGGTGCAATGGGTATTGGTGCTATTGGTGGTGTTGGCGTTTCTAATGTTATCGGTGGCATAGGATTTGTTGCACCTAAAATTGGTTTAGCTTTTGGTATTGGTACAGTATCAATGACAGGAATTGGTGCAGTTTTAGGACTTGCTGCTTATGGTGTGGCTAAATTATTAGATGATTCTGAATTTAGGGAAACTCCCATGCAAGTTTTTGAACGCATGGAAACAAAAGTTTTAAATAATGATTATTATTATTATTATTATTATTATTATTATTATTATTATTATTATTTGGAAGCATTACTAGAATTATCTGGTGATGATATAAATGCCAAATTTACAGCTTTAGAAATTGAGGAAGAATTAAAACAATTAAAATCCAAAATCAAAGGTAAATCTCCTCAATTTAAACCAGAAGTTGAACCCAAAATATTAAATATAACTCCTCAAATAACGGAAGTTTGGCAATGTGTGAAAACCCTCAAAGGACACACAGCCACCGTGAATAGTGTTGCTATTCATCCTGATAATAAAACCTTAGTTAGTGGTAGCAATGACAGACAAGTTAATTTATGGAATTTGCAAACTGGAAAGTTGCTATATACTTTTTCTGGACAAGCTGAAGCTGTGTTATCTGTAGCTATTAGTCCCGACGGAAAACAGGTAATTAGTGGTAGTGTAGATCGGAAAATCAGCAGTTGGGAATTAGAAACAAAAAAATATAATCGCACATTCTCTTATTTAAGTTCTCCCTATAGTCATAATGGTTTTGTTAATGCACTTGCTTATAGTTCTAATGGTAATACTATTGTTAGTGGTAGTACGGATAAAACTATCAGAGTTTGGGGAAGTTATCCAGGAACGATTAAACACACTTTAAATGGACATACAGATGCAGTTTTAGCTATTGCTATTAGTCCTGATTCTACAACTCTTGTTAGTGGCAGTGCTGATAAAACTATCAGAATCTGGAATTTACAAACTGGTGAACCACTTTATACCATTAATCAGCATTTAGCAGCAGTCAATACATTAGCAATTACTGCCGATAATCAAACCCTGATTAGTGGTGGTGCAGATAGTACAATCAAATTATGGAATCTCCATACAGGGGAATTACGCTACACTTGGTATCAACACTCAACGGCTATTTCTGCGATCGCTATTCACCCTGATGGTAAAATTATTGCTAGTAGTAGTCAAGATGGAATTATCAAACTTTGGAATCTCCAAACTGGGGAATTGCTAGAAACTATTTCTGGGTTTAGTCCCCTAGCTTTCAGTCCAGATGGTAAAATATTGATTAGTGGTGGTAAAGGTGGCACTCTCAAGATTTGGCGGCAGGTTCATAGCAGTGATGATTTACCCTTAACTGGGGAATGGTGGGAAATTTTAGGCATAGAACCGAAAACTCACCCCAAAGATGTCAAACTTGCCTACTTGAGATTAGCCAGATTATATCATCCTGATATTAACACTTCTGTCAGTGCCAAAACTGCCATGCAAGCAGTCAATCAAGCATATCAAAAGTTTCAGCTTATGAATAGCTTGTAA